The following proteins come from a genomic window of Paenibacillus spongiae:
- a CDS encoding S-layer homology domain-containing protein, producing the protein MRNFMNFGAFKKIVSCLLVFVLVATNITTAAFAATPGEGRGDDSYNAELLRLLSDEYGAEQAPAMLETIQKLGLANANGQLLNYSIIINNKSYTVEELKQLFADENTDLTQMAEVDGEPITLAALKEMIAIEERLSSLLSAGAEGGTGLSSEHLDNLDSLLSQVDGEGGLRFVDENGNPMMGARGLSAAAGTDYEDETVVSVTKLVEATGVSFTETVSFTFELNKAQSKPVSFSYELMDSTLHIQPRNNQVIKGTVEFQPGETTKTITFNGLYVQRNIIQSYCVSGRNDFSTNPGALSTYQNYVWTSYGRADYLHFSNFNNFDRMDFDQLETTRDYVPFTHAYEGGGYLSFTLGTGQGLYKSDSLNGVGFGACYSRGDTLYGDRVAWKQEPVMKEVKAQAGSYTTGQIIPMQVLYSNIISREQPRDPASRPRLSLVGGGVAYPDVMPFADFTRPEVYNLAYPSLSLIGGYMAVVGKGMTSADMNVVDAVDETAAMWGTTTSPYEYRKIAPISWGKDFTNTPNIVINPARGDAFQSLTLEQPSYTVGQTLKATLQLSNDNGEADWLIDGVTTSEEIAKRVMISIGDKNQGRLDLHWKLGGDGLPLSPPVLEGELQITKSVYDTLKDADANVDGKQLRAKVYYNRNMTPGALDAGNKDDFGMMANQTVNFQVGEPKFITPADLSITYPASWPSGTPYVVNLIDATATKLGFTYPLDATHVTPDQFEWRSSDASVAGITADGTILPKGAGTVIFTLAAKNNGEAAEATVTSQTITISADGSAAVVVPSFANRVYVNKSKDANIIWSTNVMDRYKELAGAGGVVQDANFKLEFFEGFFDEAQLAGKQPTQTWEAPAIAELINATSFRIPGSYIKDISNSNVPSYTVRISTVNPENALSTLSAVSYIVVRSEAAIVTLDKSMGQFVLDSVGTLPVAWTLDNFDPVNKGEFEFQVTRNGVLIPESRIVFDKATGQFSDAQVTATGGSYNLNLAPVTGSKQIKDVYTITLAVKNSTDSTWSYDSLFLQVYKSDALQIQIDGQPTASYKMSNIDRIKQMTSDQILALKRNIMLNNELGVNNKDYDDLGEITDQIAWKSSNNKTGAIYHRSNGYVEDIEKFNNSSYQPKQKFLLGGLSDGQTTITATHARTGIKAELDLTVETLKDKLYLFQLYPKTETTLTYTNGTGAEKSVKSDANGELALYEESGIASDVYVTSVFNGTTYTGVLSQDRLLSQEGNPAQLELYPINILQLRQLSKVEVFFKTPDGKPYTGKVTYRGGVYKNGYYAEATEIGGAGITETLAGDGKLEIIFDTTDFYSVAAGEKNAADLSAKDKLEFIIETRFDDDRYNPSLISLDGDASPVDRIVIGDKIARMISNDRQQPTPVIVNQVVANSDQSSKTDIRDYRGKFGPNNTYPSIQLTTELLWWGEEADKEAYAQLESSTGLVPQGQSYQTLKYPFSDLWLTRHVQVLNKDTIWLDKARSGSVHFKLYDKPGSFRKSFTSTATLVNMIGVSEVSVSELRSGIQKLKNDMNSTNGSTNGPSNNDKVVLETLSLLGNLKMDVGPLSMRVYPTDDPTVFKMIMSASLNKMASTQGSSDVQFFQSKNNFAPGAGDLYKIAMGQFVEDQKRQYSQVNKDQHSGKNIPFSAGGYYIGEIKYNLKTDAWEAVVHGGGFNAGGGFEYSWAWNIQAGIVPVTFSLTIGGGVEVGFRASVLFDEVPGNPWSNPQLDSVNDYLTSLRVIAYIEAFGGIGFDYSIIAAKIGVFGRITLENTSTWLNRDYLKNSNDRVLYGNKLTMESIVGVRVVIKFLFISIKHDFASLRYSHTWLSKNWNKIQDYWKENATMPLMASNAEVAIMAYMRSIGEDPMQVLSSQTMEDRSYLNEYDRAWQQAPTGAKRSLLAAAPSGPQVLQSNAYPYSNPQVAADGSLFVYLSDNNSANVEDTVASWAVRNGQGGYDQRGEIVTDAALKGYGDTGLQLAGEGNLIAAVWVRQKDKINKEAGEELTGADMLLMNNSAEVMVSIYDGTKWTTHRLTNNQSPDVAPIVSVGNGKVVVAYRSVYSSNVENPLDFSESDSIVYKVYDTASGVWSDTETLYNGTNGTVMGMSAETLTDGTAAVVYTVNKGNTNQIPAEQYVAGTDNEIVYAVIDTSPDPTAQTSGWKTKGVVKNLQVTHDRNANENPQLTSAIFPDGIERFVMAWYATSGEDDSAAEDIRMLAVNRDGEVYSEFVDSLSAVKAYNNVRINPNFVFAKMPQADRKLEHLSLIWKEAQVETTSGNVISRDVLKAVKLGMNGGELYLSGVMELGAMPEDTAIDTIAAYIGNSSGTEINALLLGTTYTTDTEVVGAITPKEEGEAGGNAIPVTVSKAVSAMYTASATYHNQFNAEHVVYNPGEIVAGYELPIQFNVVNQGLSAIQSVDITINGELTNYNNLSLVPNSAKGLIAYHTVPSPIADAPYQIEVAFADGERQSTAGILRLDVPDTGISKIKVMKEEGGKRILSIPVYNKNGTTSVNKGRVVKLALYEDNQFTDDSRIGNVIEISDADDLSLVDQGAYVETVEFDVRAYLTKHGLQEIPDNGITVYLRSWAEDAQGEPLKEFDESDNEAKVTLDNLALKYNENQVLLTMEQTNTASRTNVDLTMQNMNMASISSGNVLLNLLDAEGQILETKYVATDAAGLLSFSAEEKKTATIQFGKAGHSVQGMFFQESADALDATLSTVALSGIELDFDPGQTAYALQSSDLKRTHIVAVASNSGATVSLLDGEGNVIRSNKGFVSVDKPLELSTGGALNEFTISVQPASAAGTAMAYPIALTNTQSSKPHLEVQVKGTKGADGKYADDVELSLSPYDVEGFEIDKAQYQINNGNWTTAAYNGKTGQKLTTLSGEGSYRIAAKIILASGLAYELDPVTLEIGGPVIEPVDAAASSATASKTKVIADGKDQATIKVIFKNAGGNALSGRQVILTADGGSSKITAVEDTTNAKGEASFTVTNTVVESVRYTAKDAVGGVTLSPVQVSFESRTDSGTGTGTNPNPGTDPSPGTDPKPDPGTDPEPKPKPDDSSSLLFKKGLIAFEELLRSIKEKLQSTANLDTAAMFTDIQKHWALKSIDKLVRLEVIKGYGDSRLKPNNPITRAEFASMLARLFVFAPTDAKPAKFADVQGYWAEGAIDTLTKHGILKGYQDGTFKPNAAITREEMIVILMRLINEATLPQSGSTDFQDLSLAGKYARDSLMAAAKAGVIQGYGNSLNPKGNASRAETATMLLNLLKLEPRLQEVLEP; encoded by the coding sequence TTGCGGAATTTCATGAATTTCGGTGCATTCAAAAAAATAGTCTCTTGTCTGTTGGTGTTCGTGCTGGTGGCGACGAACATAACGACAGCGGCATTCGCTGCGACGCCGGGGGAAGGACGCGGGGATGATTCTTACAATGCGGAGCTGCTTCGCTTGTTAAGCGATGAATACGGAGCAGAGCAGGCGCCCGCGATGCTGGAGACGATTCAGAAGCTTGGCCTGGCGAATGCGAACGGTCAACTGCTGAACTACTCTATTATTATAAATAACAAGAGCTATACGGTAGAGGAACTGAAACAGCTATTTGCAGATGAGAACACCGACTTGACGCAAATGGCCGAAGTCGACGGCGAGCCGATTACGCTTGCGGCGCTCAAGGAGATGATCGCGATTGAGGAACGCTTGTCCAGCCTGCTATCTGCGGGAGCAGAAGGAGGAACCGGCTTGTCCTCCGAGCATCTGGACAACCTCGACTCCTTGCTGTCGCAAGTCGATGGAGAGGGCGGATTGCGTTTTGTCGACGAGAACGGCAATCCAATGATGGGAGCCAGAGGGCTCTCGGCTGCGGCGGGCACGGATTACGAGGATGAGACCGTCGTATCGGTCACGAAGCTGGTAGAAGCGACAGGCGTTTCCTTCACGGAAACGGTCAGTTTCACATTCGAGTTGAACAAAGCACAGAGCAAACCGGTATCCTTCTCCTACGAACTGATGGACAGTACGCTTCATATTCAACCGCGGAACAATCAGGTCATTAAAGGAACGGTTGAATTTCAACCGGGCGAAACGACTAAGACGATTACGTTCAACGGTTTGTATGTTCAACGAAATATTATTCAATCTTACTGTGTATCTGGAAGAAATGACTTTAGCACGAATCCAGGCGCTTTAAGCACCTATCAAAATTATGTGTGGACCAGCTATGGGCGGGCCGATTATTTGCATTTCTCCAACTTTAATAATTTCGATCGGATGGATTTTGACCAACTGGAGACAACCCGGGATTATGTGCCGTTTACCCATGCCTATGAAGGGGGCGGCTACCTTTCCTTCACCTTAGGTACAGGACAAGGGCTCTATAAAAGCGATTCGCTGAATGGCGTCGGCTTTGGAGCCTGCTACTCCCGTGGCGACACATTGTACGGTGACCGAGTGGCTTGGAAGCAGGAGCCTGTTATGAAGGAAGTCAAGGCGCAGGCAGGCAGCTATACGACAGGGCAGATTATACCGATGCAAGTGCTGTATAGCAATATTATTTCGCGTGAGCAGCCGAGGGATCCGGCGAGCAGGCCAAGATTGTCGCTCGTCGGAGGCGGCGTTGCTTATCCGGATGTCATGCCTTTTGCGGATTTTACCAGACCGGAAGTTTACAATCTGGCCTATCCAAGCTTGTCTCTCATTGGCGGTTATATGGCGGTTGTCGGCAAGGGCATGACATCTGCTGATATGAACGTCGTTGACGCAGTAGATGAAACGGCAGCCATGTGGGGAACAACGACCTCTCCTTATGAATATCGCAAAATTGCCCCCATTTCATGGGGCAAGGACTTTACGAATACGCCCAATATCGTTATTAATCCTGCGCGAGGCGATGCTTTTCAATCGCTGACGCTGGAACAACCCAGCTATACGGTCGGTCAGACGTTGAAAGCGACGCTTCAGTTGAGCAATGATAACGGAGAAGCGGACTGGTTAATTGATGGGGTAACGACTTCCGAGGAAATTGCCAAGCGAGTCATGATTTCAATCGGCGACAAGAATCAAGGCCGTCTTGATTTGCACTGGAAGCTCGGGGGAGACGGACTGCCTTTGTCCCCTCCTGTACTGGAAGGGGAATTGCAGATTACGAAAAGCGTCTATGATACGTTAAAAGACGCAGATGCCAACGTGGACGGCAAGCAGCTTCGGGCCAAAGTGTACTACAACCGCAATATGACGCCGGGGGCGCTCGATGCGGGCAATAAGGACGATTTCGGGATGATGGCCAATCAAACGGTCAACTTCCAGGTGGGAGAGCCAAAGTTTATTACTCCTGCCGATTTGTCTATTACTTACCCTGCATCTTGGCCGTCCGGCACGCCGTATGTGGTGAATTTGATTGATGCAACGGCAACCAAGCTGGGTTTCACTTATCCATTGGATGCTACGCATGTGACACCGGATCAGTTCGAATGGCGCAGCAGCGACGCTTCGGTCGCTGGGATTACCGCCGACGGCACCATTCTTCCTAAAGGAGCGGGTACGGTTATCTTTACGCTGGCAGCCAAAAACAATGGAGAAGCGGCGGAAGCGACAGTCACTTCGCAGACGATTACGATTAGCGCGGACGGCTCAGCGGCCGTGGTCGTTCCGAGCTTTGCCAATCGCGTATACGTCAACAAAAGTAAAGACGCGAACATCATTTGGTCAACCAATGTGATGGATCGTTATAAAGAGTTGGCCGGCGCGGGCGGCGTGGTACAAGACGCCAACTTCAAGCTGGAGTTCTTCGAAGGGTTTTTCGATGAGGCTCAGCTTGCCGGGAAGCAGCCGACTCAGACTTGGGAAGCCCCGGCCATTGCCGAATTAATCAATGCCACAAGCTTTAGGATTCCGGGCTCCTATATCAAGGACATTTCAAACAGCAATGTGCCTAGCTATACGGTTCGCATCAGTACGGTCAATCCGGAAAATGCGCTGTCCACGCTTTCCGCCGTATCCTATATCGTCGTGAGATCGGAAGCGGCAATCGTCACGCTGGACAAGTCGATGGGACAGTTTGTGCTCGATTCCGTCGGCACGCTGCCTGTTGCATGGACGCTCGACAATTTCGATCCGGTGAATAAAGGTGAATTTGAATTCCAGGTGACAAGGAATGGCGTTCTTATTCCAGAAAGCCGTATCGTATTCGATAAAGCGACAGGCCAGTTCAGCGATGCGCAAGTGACGGCAACGGGCGGAAGCTACAATTTGAACCTTGCTCCCGTGACTGGAAGCAAGCAAATCAAGGATGTATACACCATTACGCTGGCCGTGAAGAACAGCACGGATTCGACATGGTCGTACGACTCGTTGTTTTTGCAAGTCTATAAGAGCGATGCTCTGCAAATCCAGATTGACGGTCAGCCGACCGCCTCCTATAAGATGAGCAATATCGACCGCATTAAGCAGATGACGAGCGATCAGATTCTTGCATTAAAGCGAAATATTATGTTGAACAATGAGCTGGGCGTCAACAACAAGGATTACGACGATCTGGGAGAGATTACGGACCAGATCGCCTGGAAATCCTCCAACAATAAGACAGGCGCAATTTATCATCGCAGTAACGGCTATGTCGAAGATATTGAGAAGTTCAATAATTCTTCCTACCAGCCGAAGCAAAAATTTCTGTTGGGCGGCTTGAGCGACGGCCAAACGACAATTACAGCCACTCATGCCCGTACAGGTATCAAAGCCGAGCTGGATCTGACCGTCGAGACGTTGAAGGATAAGCTATATTTATTCCAACTGTATCCGAAGACGGAAACGACCTTGACGTATACGAACGGCACGGGCGCCGAAAAATCCGTGAAAAGCGATGCCAACGGAGAATTGGCGTTATATGAGGAAAGCGGCATTGCGAGCGATGTCTATGTGACTTCCGTCTTTAACGGCACGACCTACACAGGCGTGCTCAGCCAGGACAGACTGCTATCGCAGGAAGGAAATCCAGCGCAGCTGGAGCTGTATCCGATTAATATCCTGCAGCTTCGTCAGTTGTCGAAGGTCGAAGTGTTCTTTAAGACGCCCGATGGCAAGCCGTACACCGGAAAAGTGACCTATCGCGGCGGCGTATACAAGAACGGGTATTACGCCGAAGCGACAGAGATCGGCGGCGCGGGCATTACGGAGACTCTGGCAGGGGACGGCAAGCTGGAGATCATTTTCGATACGACGGACTTTTATTCCGTTGCCGCCGGGGAAAAGAATGCCGCGGATTTATCCGCTAAGGACAAGCTTGAGTTCATTATCGAAACCCGATTCGATGACGACCGCTACAATCCAAGTTTAATCTCGCTGGACGGAGATGCGAGCCCGGTCGACCGCATCGTCATCGGCGACAAAATTGCAAGAATGATCAGCAATGATCGGCAGCAGCCGACGCCTGTGATCGTGAATCAGGTTGTCGCGAATAGTGATCAGAGTTCCAAAACCGATATTCGGGATTATCGCGGCAAGTTCGGGCCTAATAATACTTACCCGAGCATTCAATTGACGACCGAATTGTTGTGGTGGGGAGAAGAGGCGGATAAGGAGGCTTATGCCCAGCTGGAAAGCAGCACAGGCCTTGTTCCGCAAGGGCAATCCTACCAGACCCTCAAGTATCCGTTCTCGGATTTGTGGTTGACGCGGCACGTTCAAGTACTGAATAAGGATACGATCTGGCTCGACAAGGCAAGATCGGGATCGGTTCATTTCAAGCTGTACGACAAGCCGGGCAGCTTCCGCAAAAGCTTCACGTCGACGGCAACGCTCGTCAATATGATCGGCGTATCCGAGGTCAGCGTTTCGGAGCTGCGTTCCGGCATTCAGAAGCTGAAGAACGATATGAACAGCACCAACGGAAGCACGAACGGACCGAGCAACAATGATAAGGTCGTTCTGGAGACGCTGAGCTTACTAGGGAATCTGAAAATGGATGTCGGTCCGCTCTCCATGAGAGTGTATCCAACGGATGACCCGACGGTCTTCAAGATGATTATGTCGGCTTCCCTGAATAAGATGGCGTCGACGCAGGGCAGCAGCGATGTGCAGTTTTTTCAATCAAAGAACAACTTTGCTCCCGGAGCCGGCGACCTGTATAAGATCGCGATGGGCCAATTTGTGGAAGACCAGAAACGCCAGTATTCGCAAGTCAATAAAGACCAGCATTCCGGCAAGAACATCCCGTTTAGCGCCGGCGGATACTACATTGGAGAAATCAAGTATAATTTGAAAACCGATGCCTGGGAAGCCGTCGTGCATGGCGGCGGATTCAATGCGGGGGGAGGCTTCGAGTATTCGTGGGCCTGGAACATTCAGGCGGGTATTGTACCGGTTACGTTCTCGCTAACGATTGGCGGCGGCGTCGAGGTCGGATTCAGAGCTTCCGTCCTGTTCGATGAAGTGCCGGGCAATCCATGGAGCAATCCGCAGCTGGACAGCGTCAACGATTATTTGACCTCGCTGCGCGTCATTGCTTATATCGAAGCGTTCGGCGGAATCGGCTTTGATTATTCGATTATCGCGGCCAAAATTGGCGTGTTCGGCAGGATTACGCTGGAAAACACAAGCACATGGCTGAATCGGGACTATTTGAAAAACAGCAACGATCGCGTGCTGTACGGCAATAAGCTGACGATGGAAAGTATTGTCGGCGTGCGCGTCGTGATTAAGTTCTTGTTTATCTCGATTAAGCATGACTTTGCTTCTCTGCGTTACAGTCATACATGGCTGTCGAAAAACTGGAACAAAATTCAGGATTACTGGAAAGAAAATGCGACCATGCCGCTGATGGCGTCCAATGCAGAAGTTGCCATTATGGCTTACATGAGGTCCATCGGAGAAGATCCGATGCAGGTGCTTAGCTCGCAGACGATGGAGGATCGCAGCTATTTGAACGAATACGATCGCGCGTGGCAGCAAGCGCCAACCGGCGCGAAGAGAAGCTTGCTTGCCGCAGCTCCAAGCGGACCGCAGGTGCTGCAATCCAATGCGTATCCGTATTCCAACCCGCAGGTTGCCGCGGACGGCTCGCTGTTCGTCTACCTGTCCGACAACAACAGCGCAAATGTGGAAGATACGGTCGCCTCTTGGGCGGTTCGCAACGGCCAGGGCGGCTACGACCAGCGCGGAGAGATTGTTACCGATGCTGCGCTTAAGGGCTATGGAGATACAGGACTGCAGCTTGCCGGCGAGGGCAATCTGATCGCCGCTGTCTGGGTCAGACAGAAGGATAAAATCAACAAGGAAGCCGGAGAAGAGCTAACTGGCGCCGACATGCTGCTAATGAACAACAGCGCCGAGGTGATGGTTTCCATCTATGACGGGACGAAGTGGACGACACATCGGCTAACGAACAACCAAAGCCCGGATGTGGCGCCGATCGTCTCGGTGGGCAATGGCAAGGTTGTCGTCGCTTACCGCAGCGTATACTCGTCCAATGTCGAAAATCCGCTTGATTTCTCCGAATCGGACAGCATTGTATACAAGGTATATGATACAGCCAGCGGCGTTTGGAGCGATACCGAGACACTGTACAACGGTACGAACGGTACAGTAATGGGCATGTCGGCAGAAACGTTGACCGACGGGACAGCGGCTGTTGTCTATACGGTCAACAAAGGCAACACGAATCAAATTCCGGCAGAGCAGTACGTCGCCGGAACGGATAACGAGATTGTGTATGCGGTCATCGATACGTCGCCGGATCCGACAGCCCAGACGTCAGGCTGGAAGACGAAGGGCGTCGTGAAAAACTTGCAAGTGACCCATGACCGCAACGCCAATGAGAACCCGCAGTTAACGAGCGCCATTTTCCCGGATGGGATTGAACGCTTTGTTATGGCTTGGTATGCGACAAGCGGCGAGGACGACAGCGCTGCGGAAGACATCAGGATGCTGGCGGTGAATCGGGACGGCGAAGTCTATTCGGAATTTGTGGACAGCCTGAGCGCTGTGAAGGCGTACAATAACGTCAGAATTAATCCGAACTTTGTGTTTGCTAAAATGCCGCAGGCAGACAGGAAGCTTGAGCATCTGTCGTTAATTTGGAAGGAAGCGCAGGTCGAGACGACATCCGGGAATGTGATTAGCCGCGATGTGTTGAAGGCAGTGAAGCTCGGCATGAACGGCGGGGAATTGTATCTGTCGGGTGTTATGGAGCTAGGAGCGATGCCGGAAGATACCGCTATTGATACGATTGCAGCGTATATCGGCAACAGCTCGGGTACAGAAATTAATGCGCTGTTGCTGGGCACGACGTATACGACCGATACGGAGGTTGTGGGTGCCATTACGCCGAAGGAGGAAGGGGAAGCGGGAGGAAATGCGATTCCCGTTACCGTATCAAAGGCGGTTAGCGCTATGTATACCGCTAGCGCAACGTACCATAATCAATTCAATGCGGAGCATGTTGTCTATAATCCCGGCGAGATCGTAGCCGGCTATGAATTGCCGATTCAGTTCAATGTCGTCAATCAAGGCTTATCCGCGATTCAATCGGTGGACATTACGATTAATGGAGAGCTGACGAATTACAATAATCTGTCACTTGTGCCGAACAGCGCCAAGGGCTTGATTGCCTATCACACCGTGCCATCGCCGATTGCGGATGCGCCTTATCAGATCGAGGTTGCTTTTGCCGATGGCGAACGACAGTCGACAGCAGGCATACTGCGGCTCGATGTGCCGGATACGGGAATTTCGAAGATTAAGGTCATGAAGGAAGAGGGCGGCAAGCGCATCTTGTCCATTCCGGTCTACAATAAGAATGGCACGACGTCAGTCAACAAGGGACGCGTCGTTAAGCTTGCGCTGTATGAAGATAACCAGTTCACGGACGATTCGAGAATTGGAAATGTGATTGAGATATCGGATGCGGACGATTTGAGCTTGGTCGATCAAGGCGCATATGTCGAGACGGTGGAGTTTGATGTCCGCGCTTATTTGACCAAGCATGGCTTGCAGGAAATACCGGATAACGGGATTACGGTTTATTTGCGCAGTTGGGCAGAGGATGCGCAAGGCGAGCCGTTGAAGGAATTTGATGAGTCTGACAACGAAGCGAAAGTGACGCTCGACAATTTGGCGTTGAAGTACAATGAGAACCAGGTGCTGCTGACGATGGAGCAGACGAATACGGCTTCCCGTACGAATGTGGACCTGACCATGCAGAACATGAATATGGCTTCGATCTCGTCCGGAAACGTACTGCTCAATCTGCTCGACGCCGAGGGTCAAATCCTGGAGACGAAGTATGTGGCGACCGATGCGGCAGGGCTGCTGTCGTTCTCCGCAGAGGAGAAGAAGACGGCAACAATACAGTTCGGCAAGGCTGGGCATTCCGTTCAAGGGATGTTCTTCCAGGAAAGCGCAGATGCGCTTGATGCAACGTTAAGCACGGTTGCGCTCAGCGGAATCGAGTTGGACTTCGATCCCGGTCAAACGGCATATGCGCTGCAATCCAGCGACTTGAAGAGAACGCATATCGTTGCGGTGGCGTCCAACAGCGGGGCAACTGTCTCTCTCCTTGATGGCGAGGGCAACGTCATTCGTTCGAACAAAGGCTTCGTGTCCGTGGATAAGCCCTTAGAGCTGTCGACCGGCGGCGCGTTGAATGAGTTTACGATCTCTGTACAGCCGGCAAGCGCAGCGGGAACGGCAATGGCCTATCCAATTGCTCTTACGAATACCCAATCGTCCAAACCGCATCTTGAAGTGCAGGTTAAGGGTACTAAGGGGGCGGACGGCAAGTACGCCGACGATGTCGAGCTTTCGCTTTCTCCGTATGACGTGGAAGGCTTTGAGATTGACAAAGCGCAATATCAGATCAATAACGGGAATTGGACAACGGCTGCTTACAACGGAAAAACCGGACAGAAATTGACGACCCTATCGGGAGAAGGAAGCTACAGGATAGCGGCTAAAATAATATTGGCATCCGGTCTGGCCTACGAGCTTGATCCCGTGACGCTTGAAATTGGCGGTCCCGTCATCGAACCTGTGGATGCAGCGGCATCTAGCGCGACGGCTTCCAAAACAAAGGTCATTGCCGACGGGAAGGATCAGGCAACGATCAAGGTGATCTTCAAGAATGCAGGCGGCAATGCGCTAAGCGGGCGTCAAGTCATACTGACTGCGGACGGCGGCAGCTCCAAGATTACAGCCGTGGAGGATACAACGAATGCTAAGGGCGAAGCGAGCTTTACGGTGACGAATACGGTAGTAGAAAGCGTCCGATACACAGCGAAGGATGCAGTCGGCGGGGTTACTTTGTCACCCGTACAGGTAAGCTTTGAGAGCCGAACAGATTCGGGAACGGGAACCGGTACGAATCCGAATCCGGGAACGGATCCGAGTCCGGGAACCGATCCGAAGCCGGACCCGGGAACCGATCCTGAGCCAAAGCCAAAGCCGGATGACTCTTCATCCCTACTTTTCAAAAAAGGGCTGATTGCATTCGAAGAACTGCTGCGCTCGATCAAAGAGAAGCTTCAGTCCACGGCAAACTTGGATACTGCGGCAATGTTTACGGATATTCAGAAGCATTGGGCGCTGAAGTCCATTGATAAGCTTGTAAGACTAGAGGTCATAAAGGGATATGGCGATAGCCGCCTTAAACCGAATAACCCGATCACCAGAGCGGAGTTTGCTTCGATGCTGGCACGGTTGTTCGTGTTTGCGCCAACAGATGCCAAGCCTGCGAAATTCGCGGATGTGCAAGGATATTGGGCAGAAGGGGCAATCGATACCTTGACCAAGCACGGTATCCTTAAAGGCTACCAAGATGGAACCTTCAAGCCGAATGCGGCGATCACGCGCGAAGAAATGATCGTCATCCTGATGAGACTGATCAATGAAGCAACACTTCCGCAATCCGGCAGCACGGACTTTCAGGATTTATCCCTGGCAGGAAAATATGCAAGGGATTCGTTGATGGCAGCGGCGAAGGCTGGAGTAATTCAGGGCTACGGAAATTCCCTTAACCCTAAAGGAAATGCGAGCCGCGCGGAGACGGCGACGATGCTGTTGAACCTGCTGAAGCTGGAGCCTAGACTGCAAGAGGTCCTGGAACCGTAA
- a CDS encoding sigma factor — protein sequence MLGSVSDAEDLVQDVFVKAGKWEMDAEGDSILKLKAYLCKIVTNRCLDFLKSARKNREVYVGSWLPEPLVQHGRAKRSSFGSRHIRSNRLHQTARRSVSTTGSLAASARTV from the coding sequence ATGCTCGGATCGGTATCCGATGCCGAGGACTTGGTGCAGGATGTATTTGTCAAAGCAGGGAAATGGGAGATGGATGCGGAAGGCGATAGTATTCTTAAACTGAAAGCGTATCTGTGCAAAATAGTTACTAACCGCTGCCTTGACTTCCTGAAATCTGCCCGCAAGAACAGAGAGGTATACGTCGGTTCGTGGCTGCCGGAACCGCTCGTACAGCATGGTCGGGCAAAGAGATCGTCGTTCGGATCGCGGCACATACGGTCGAACCGCTTGCACCAAACGGCGAGGCGATCAGTATCCACCACCGGAAGTTTGGCAGCCAGCGCACGGACAGTGTAG
- a CDS encoding helix-turn-helix domain-containing protein, protein MTKLSNNELVSMEVLVKICRSLACDIGTKGYDHNFDKYTMGMAATLQLDLWLIILCTLFHFSYFALFEVTAQKICNTLNKIRLFHEIHHISASSAFKKFCYRPIFRREISILLPFFT, encoded by the coding sequence TTGACGAAGCTCTCGAACAACGAATTGGTTTCGATGGAGGTTCTTGTTAAGATTTGCCGTTCATTGGCTTGTGATATCGGTACCAAGGGATATGATCATAACTTTGACAAATATACTATGGGTATGGCCGCCACTTTGCAGCTGGACCTATGGCTAATAATACTTTGTACACTCTTTCATTTTTCTTATTTCGCTCTGTTTGAAGTCACCGCGCAGAAGATCTGCAACACTCTAAATAAAATACGCCTTTTCCATGAAATTCATCATATATCTGCTTCTTCGGCCTTTAAGAAATTCTGTTACAGGCCGATATTCCGGCGTGAAATTAGCATATTATTACCTTTTTTCACTTGA